In Prunus dulcis chromosome 2, ALMONDv2, whole genome shotgun sequence, a single genomic region encodes these proteins:
- the LOC117619461 gene encoding probable carboxylesterase 120: MSGAGEGEAEDISTVDNYQRLQIAPNPDGTITRLAKFPESPPTSDPKLPTPVLSKDIPINESKNTWVRIYLPRHALDHSSSKLPLVVFYHGGGFILFSAASTIFHDYCVGFATDVPVIIASVEYRLAPEHRLPAAYEDATEALHWIKTTPDDWLRDHADLSNTFLMGISAGGNIAYHAALHADVDRLHPLKIHGLILQQPFFSGTQRSGSELRLANNPAFPLSSSDLMWDLSLPIGASRDHEYCNPTVGDGCKKLDRMAVGRRVLVTGWDGDPLIDGQIEVAKMLEENGVHVVCHFAEGGYHGVDIIDASKGEALFVVVKNFIFSQTAS, encoded by the coding sequence ATGTCAGGTGCAGGCGAAGGTGAAGCAGAAGACATCTCCACCGTTGATAACTATCAGCGCCTCCAGATTGCACCCAACCCTGACGGCACCATCACCCGCTTGGCCAAATTCCCAGAAAGCCCACCCACGTCCGATCCCAAGCTTCCCACCCCAGTTCTCTCCAAAGACATCCCCATCAACGAATCAAAAAACACCTGGGTTCGAATCTATTTGCCCCGCCACGCACTGGATCATTCCTCCTCCAAGTTACCTCTCGTCGTTTTTTACCATGGTGGAGGCTTCATTTTATTCAGTGCAGCCTCAACCATATTCCACGATTACTGCGTCGGCTTCGCCACTGATGTTCCCGTCATCATCGCATCCGTCGAGTACAGGCTCGCTCCAGAGCATCGCCTGCCAGCGGCCTATGAGGATGCAACGGAAGCGCTGCACTGGATCAAAACCACCCCAGATGATTGGTTGAGAGACCATGCTGACCTTTCAAATACTTTCCTCATGGGCATCAGCGCGGGGGGTAACATAGCCTACCACGCAGCACTTCACGCCGACGTTGACCGTCTCCATCCGTTGAAGATCCATGGGCTGATATTACAGCAACCGTTTTTCAGTGGGACCCAGAGGAGTGGCTCCGAGTTGAGGTTAGCGAACAACCCCGCGTTCCCACTGAGCAGTTCGGATCTGATGTGGGACTTGTCGTTGCCTATTGGGGCTAGTCGTGACCACGAGTATTGCAATCCGACGGTAGGGGACGGTTGTAAGAAGTTGGATCGAATGGCGGTTGGGAGGAGAGTTTTGGTGACTGGCTGGGATGGGGACCCATTGATCGACGGTCAGATTGAGGTGGCCAAGATGTTGGAGGAAAATGGTGTACACGTGGTGTGCCATTTTGCTGAAGGAGGTTACCATGGGGTTGATATTATTGACGCCTCCAAGGGCGAGGCACTGTTTGTGGTTGTtaagaatttcatattttctcaAACGGCTAGTTAG